The genomic interval ATTGGTCGGATGATCGATGGCCCCTTGTCCCCGTTGATATTCAAAAGCGATACACCCTTTCCCGAGCCGGAACTTCCGATCGATTCTTCCGAGAACGAATTTTATTTTAAAAAAATTCTCTTTTTTGAAACGATCGAAGTACGGAAAAGACCGCCATCGGAACCGTAAAAGGTATGGAAATGCTTTCAATTCGCGCGGACCAATTCATCGAATCTACTTTAACGGAAAGAAAAAACGACGTAGTGACTATTCTGGTTCCAGAAAACTATTATCATAGTCTCGGACCGGAAGAACAAAAGAATCTTAGAAGGAAACTTCCCGCACTTTTAAGAAGGTATGGAAAATTTCTCGCTGGAGCTTCTCGGCTGAACGCAAGGGCGGGAAAGATTCTTTATCAAAAAGATCAAGGCAAGATGATTCGGATCAATTTTCGGGTCGAGTCCGGAATGTGGAATATTTTGGGTCTACTTGCGCTGAGTCACGGAGTCTCTCGGTGTTTTCTTTTTAATTATATGCTGGCTTTGGATTCTGTAGAAGTTGGAGATTCTATCGTGGAAACGATAAATGCGGGAGCTCCCACATTTCACAGCTATTACAGTTTCATCTGGCACTTGGATCTGCAAAGCAAAAGGATTTTCAGAAAATTAGAGTTCACTCCGAACCCCATTTTCCCAATTTTTTACGGGGATTATTGGATAAGAACGTCTTAGAGCAAACAAAACTACTTCATTTTGATCAATGACCGACGCGTTGTCAAAATTTGCAAATGGCAACCAAGTATAAATTTTATTCCCCTGTGTCCAAATTTTTCTTAACCTGGACCAACTCTTCTCTACTTTTCTGAATCACTTGCAAACGCTCTTGAATGATTTTTAAAGAAGAATCGGGAAAGTTTTTCTGAGAATCTTTGAAAAACTTCAGACTGTATTCTAAGATTTCCTCCATATCATTGGATCGTTTGATCTTAGAATCCAAATAGAATTTCATCTCCGGCTTTTCAACTTCTCTTCCTTCAAGCAACGCGGTCCGAATTTCGGAAATTCTTTCTTCGTCTTTTCTTCTTTTTTCCTCTTCTTCCTTTGTCAATTCTCGAGGAATCATACTGTTATTCGGAAAACGTTCTGCGAGAGGTTTGACTTTCTGGATCACTTCCTTTCTCAACCGTTCCTTTTCTTCGGGAGAAAGACTGGAATAGCCGCCTTCGGCGGCTTCAGAAGAAACCTCATTCGAACCCGAGTCCGTCTCTGAATTTTCGGCAACTTCCGATTTCGAAAAATCCAAAAAGTTACCGGATTCAAAAAGAGAATTCTCATCTTGAACAACCGTATTTCTGCTCAGACCACTCTTCAATTTTTCATTTTCTCCGGAGAATCGAGTTTCTCCGTTCGCAAAAACAAGATAAATTAAGAATAGGATGGCGATCCCAAGACTCGCATAAAATATATTTTTTTTCATTCTGTTTGTAGAGGTAAGAAAATTCTAAACGTGCTTCCACCGTTCACTCTCGATTCTAAAGTGATCTCTCCGTTCATCTTGTGTAAGATCGTTCTCGAGATGGAAAGACCGAGACCGGTTCCTCCGATCCTCTTATTTCTGTCGTTCGGAATTCGGAAGAACCGTTCGAACACTTTTTCGATATACTTCGGATCGATTCCAACTCCCGTATCCTTAATAAGGATCTCCAGCTTTCCTGCTTCGGGCTGAATCATCTTGATCTCTATCTTTCCCTTTTCCGTATATTTGATCGCGTTCACGAATAGATTCGTAATTACCTGCGAGAATTCAAAACGAATTCCTCGAATCTTCAACTTTTTCAATAACCCGACTTCGATTTCCAATCCCTTCTCTTTTGCCGATGGCCCGTTGGAATAAACGACTTCTTCGATCACAAGAGACGGATCGAAATTCTCAACCAAACCTGAATTATCGTCTCCTCTCACTTCCTCGAATTTTAACAGGTTCTCGATCAAATGATTCAATCGTTTGATATTCTTCTCGATCACGTCCAACATTCCACTCTGATCCTTGGAAAGAGAAGAATTCAACTCATTTCTTAAAAGTTCGAAGTAACCCTGTATATTCGTCATTGGAGAACGAAGTTCGTGACTTATATTCGAAATAAATTCGTGCTTCGCCTGTTCCGTTTCCTTCTTTTCGGAATCGAATAGGATATGAACCTGATAGATTTTTCTCGCCCTTTCAAATAATGCGGTAATACTCAAAGACACCTGCATTTCGGATTTATCTTTGAGTCTCATCTTCGCCTGATCCACGCGCAACATCGTCTCTGCCGATTTATTGGGAGACGACCACTCGCTCATTTCGCTTAAACCGGGAAACAAATCTTCCAGAGTTAGATTGTTTACGTTGTCTTTACTATATCCGGTAAGACTTCGAAAATTATAATTCCCTCCGATCAAGGCTCCGGATATGGAATCCAGAAGAATCACGGGTATCGGAGAAAATTCGAATAGATAGCTGAAACGATCTTCGGAGAATTGAAGCTCCATCGCCCGTTTGTCCATCTCTAATCCCTGCATCATCAACACATTATCTATTGCTAAATTATGAATTTCTTTTGCACGAATTTCTTGAAAGAGATAATCCAACATAGAATTGATGCCTGTTCGAATCGCCGAGGCAGTACCCTTAAGAGGGATCATCGGCAGACGGGCCGTTTTTTTGGAATTATAGATATTGAGTACGAGATTCTGAAGATCCGTAACCAAATCTCCCAGTTCTCTTCTATCCCCCGCCTTCTGTAAAAGAAGACTGGATTCATTCTTATTACTAAACTGCGCTTCCATCAGAGCAGTCTTTCTTGATTTCAACGCTTCCGGATATTGAGGAATCGGGTCTTTTGCGGCGATCTGTAGCGCTTCCAGCAATACGGGAGGCGGCTCTGTCAAATGATCCATCGATCTCCAATAAATTCTTCCGAGATATTCCAATTCCTCCGGATCGGCCGACGGAGAAAGCATCTCCTTTAAATCCTGAGACGGTTGTTTAAAAAAATAATGAAGCTGGTCCGCTTCGATCTTAAATTCGGGAACACTTTCGTGAATCGCGTGATCCGTAGATTCGTTCGTATTCTCGATCAAGGATTGGATCGCTCTCGTCACTGCGCTCTGAACCTTCTGAATTCGTTCCGGATACGTTTTCGCGAATTTTCCGCTGAACGCGAGCATATTCACGGGAAGACGATACGGCGGAAGATCTCTTCCGTCCGAAATTCTAAAGCCGTTGTTTAAAAAATGGGATTCCTGAACCGAACCGATCAACCCTAACGTGTTCGTCTGGGAGAATTCATATTCCAAAAGATAAGGGCGAGAGGAGACGTAGGCACAGCTGATTTTTTTTCGAAACTTGCTCGATCTCAAAAATTCCTGTGCAAGCAACTTATCCAAAGAAGTATTTTGCAAGACGGGAACTAAATACGGCGTACTATCCAGAATCGAATCCGTACTGGAATTGTATCTTGAATAAAAAGAGTGAATCATTCTCGAAAGGATCATTCCTCGATAAATCGACTTGTTCGGAGCGGTCCTTTTGAGATGCAGGTCCAACCAAGTCGTAAACGGAATTTCTCCTGCTTCGATTTTTCCAGTACCTAAAAATGCTAATATGGCATCGTAACTCTCAAGAATCCGCACCTGAACTTGGATGCCTTCTTTTTCAAAAAAGCCCCGGGACTTTGCGTATAAGATGGGGAATGCCGAAATTCTGGAAGTGATGGCAATTTCAATCACAGCGGCAGTATTTGACAGGCTTTCAAATTATCAAGAATCCCTTGAATTTTCATCAAAAAGAAAAAAAGGTCATCCTTTTTGAGAAATCTTCCGAGAGACATAATATGAGGATCGAAGAACTTCCCACCGTACAGTCCATCTTGAATCGAATCCGCGAGATCGAAAGTCTTCCGAGTCAATTTGTTCGGGAGGCTCCCGCCCCGATTCAAAAAACCCAGAGCGCGAACTTTGAATCGATTCTCAAATCGGCCCAAGAAATTCCGAAGCCTGCTTCGGAAACGGAATCCTGGAGAAACGCAAGAGGCGAACTCAAAGGCGTCGAACCTACCCTCGCTGAAATCATTCGTAAGGAATCGGAAAAGAATCACCTCGACCCAACTCTCGTCCAGAGCGTCATCAAAGCGGAATCCGGATTCAAAGCGAACGCGGTTTCCCCGAAGGGCGCAATCGGTTTGATGCAACTTATGCCGTCGACCGCGAGTCTCCTCGGCGTCGACGATCCTTCTGATCCGGCTGAAAACGTCGCCGGCGGAACGAAATTCTTAAGCGATCTCTTAAATAAATATAAGAATTTAGATCACGCCCTTGCGGCTTACAACGCAGGCCCGGGCGCCGTCGATCGATACGGTGGAATTCCACCTTACAAAGAAACTCAGAAATACGTCGCGAAAGTCAAAAAATTCTACGAAGAAGCTCAATAGTATTTTTTAATTTCGGTTTCGAGACATCCCGTGAGAGTTTTGCAACTCGCGGTTTCGATTTCGGAGAGACAAACCTGCATCTTGTCGAAGTGTTTTCTGCATCCTCTAAGACATGAATTTTCGATCTTCGCGGATTGTTCCTTTGCCACCATTCCGGGAAACATTTCCGTTACACAGCCCGTCAATTTTGTACAATACGTTAGACACACTTCTTTGGATTCTTCCGAATAGAACTCGTTCTTTTGAATCGCCCTTCCGTATTTGATGAGCATTACACCGAACATCAAAATCAAAAGTACATAAACCGGTGCGTACCGGACCAGATGTCGAAGTGTAGAATTCATTTGTTAACCGACTTCGAGTTTTCGGAAAGAATCGCCTCGGAGCTGTAAAGTTGGATTCTATCGTACCAATCCTGGTGTATTAGAATTTCTTTAACTCCCAGATCTCTTTTCCAAATCGACCAAGACTGTGCGGGCGAATAGACGTTCGGAAGCGAAGCTTTCGTTCTGTAAACAACTACGTCTCGTTTTCCATCCATACAATTCCTCTGCGCTCCGGGTAAAGAATGTTCCACCTTCGCGGTAGGCAATGCGTTCTTAAACGTCAATGCAACCCAAGGATTTTCGGATATGACACAAAGATTCTTACTTTCCTGGATTCTTCCACTCAAAGGAACGTCGGGAAGATTTACCGAAGGAATCAGAATCAGTTGCAGATAAAACATGAATCCGGTTCCGAGTAAGAGAGTCAGGGAAGTCTTATAAAGCACCGTTTTTCTTTCGGGAATCATCCAGAAGGCTCCTACAAGATTCGCAAAACCGACCCAGAGGAGATCCACCCATGCTTCCTGCCCTGACCGAAAATCCAAAAGGATCTTACCGAGTCCTAAGACGATGGAGACCACGACCAAAAATTGAAAGTTTCTCGATAGTGTTCCGGATAACGCGGATTCTTGTTCGCTTCTGGAAAAATACAGGCCGACTCCGATAAACGCTAGAGGAATCAACGGAAGAATATAGTAATAATCCTTTCGATTCGGCAATTCGTGTATTATGGAAATTGCAACCGTAGAAAAAATAAGGGTCCTGCCTATCATTCCTCCAAAACTAGGAGCTACTTTTAGAATCGACTTCGACATCGTTTCCAAAAGGAAAGGTGTAAAAGGAAGACAGTACAGGACCCACCCCAAAAGGATAATCAACTCATTTTGATTCGTCGTAGCGTTAGAAAATTTTCCTAAGTTCTCGGTAAAAAAGAATACTTTGAGAAAGGCGCTTCCTGCCGGTGAAAGTGAAGTCAGAATTCCTCCCCAGAGCGCAAGGACGCCGAGAGAAATCGTGTGAAAGAGAATCTGATCCAATGTCATCCTGAAAAATCTTTTTTTACCGGACCATTCTCCATTGGCTGTGAATTGAAACGCGTGAAGGAACGCCCAACCCGCCAACAAAGTTCCGGAATATACTTGGAACAATGGCCCTTTTACCAAACAAGCAAACCCGGATACGAAGGCGGCTCCGATCAAATAAGAACGATTTTTCTTTTTGAAAAATACGAGCAAGAGAAACGTGGAAAGCGTAAGAAGAAAAGTCATCAACGCTTCCATCATCACTAGTCTCGAAAATTTAAAAACTCCCAAGGTAAGAAGATAACTGGATGCGATGATCGCAGAATAGATCGGAGCCGCTTTGAAAAGCCTCAAAGCGAAATAAATCAAAATTCCCGTACCTGCAAAGAGAAACAAAGAAGGAAGTCTTTCCGCAGTTAGACTCATACCAAAAATCAAATCGGATGCGATACCAGTCCAAAAGAGTACGGGTGGTTTATATAGGTTCATGATCCCTTCGAATCTGGGGAAAAGAATTTCTCCGCTCTGAATGCTCTCTCGAATCGTGGCGATGTGCATCTCTTCGTCTCCTTGAGGAAGCACTGCCCTTGATCCGATGTTGGGAAATAAAAGAAGCACCGAAATCACAAAGAGAACCGCCGCGATCAGGAGGTCCCTTCGATTCGAAGAAATCTTTTGTAAAGAACCTTCCTGCGAAACACTGGAAATGAAAGAAGAACCGATCTTCCGGGAGGAGTTTGGCGTCATTTTACGTCCTCTTTTTATGTAATTGCTTACTTACTTATTGCAATCTTTTTCAAACGCTCAGAAAATGACAATCTAGATTAAAATTCAGAACGGAAAAAAGGGAAGACAGGGTCTCATTGAAAGGATGTTCCGTTATCGGGCGTCTTATTCAAGCGAACGTGTGTTAATGCGACTCCGTTCTGAAAGACTTCCTATCAGGGAATTCTCTGGAAATAGTGAGTGACACCGCTTCCAACGTAACTTTTATAGGGATCAAAATGAAATCGGCAAGGTCGAAGGCAAACAACTCAGAACAACTCATAAAGGATGAAAATGCTTGTGAAACGATCATCCGAAAACGGGACCGTTCGGCCACCGAAACCGCCATTCTCTTAGCCGCCATACAAGTTTTTGCGAAAAAAGGATATGATGCGGCCAATACAAAAGATATTGCGAAACTTGCCAATGCCAACGAAGCCTTGATCTTTCGTTACTTTGGAAACAAAAAAGGTCTTTTGGAAGCCATTCTTACCCGATCCGATGAAATCAATTCGGATGAAACCTCAACGCGTCAAAAAAACCAAGAGAGTTATCAAGATTTAGAAGCAAGTCTTCAGTATTCCATGTCCGGAAAATGCAGAGACTTTCGAGAAGCCGAAGATTTTATGAAAGTCGCGGTGAGCCAAATCATCTTGGATCCGGAAGTCAGTCAGATCATCCAGAAAAAAATCTATACGAAGGCTCTTCCCGAGTTCACCGCCGAACTTGAGAAATTCAAGAAGGCTGGGAAAATCGACCCCAAAGCGGACCTCAAATCGATCGCTTATGCAATCTCATCTCTTACCTTCGCGTTAGGTTTTATGGGCCAGTGCGTCTATAAAATTCCCCCAGCAGAAATCCAAGCTACGATTAAAGAAATTGCAAGAGTCATCAGAAAAGGTTTGGAACCCGAAACGAAGAAAAAATCTTCGAAGTAAGTTAAAAACGTTTCCTAGAAGAATTTGCATCTTGTGAGAGTTCCCACAAGAGCTTTCCGGCTTGTTCGGTCGCTTTGTCGACCTCTTCTCTCCTCCTCGACGCGAAATTGTTTCATTTTAGGAAAATGTGGGAACTCTCACAGAGTTTTACTATGATGTAGAAGTAAGAGCTCCTACAAAAACGCTTCACTTTTTGGCGATTCTTGTTTCAGTTTCTTTTCTTGGTAAAGTGATTCATCGAAGGTGAGAGGTACGACTTTTTATGGGAAAAAAGGAATTACGAGAAGGAGAGAAAACGTCTTCTTTCTAAGAAAAAATCTTAAAAAGAAGACGATCGAAAAAGCTTACCCTTTCTTTCTTTGTTCTTCGCTGATCAGGTTCAGAGCGCTTCCCGCTTTGAACCAAGCAATCTGCTGAGCATTGAACGTATGATTCACTTTGATCTCATTCTTAGATCCGTCTTTGTGGTGTAAAACGAGAGTCAGAGGAGTTCCTTCTTGAAAAGAAGTCAGACCGAGAATGTCGATCGTATCCTCTTCTTGAATTTTATCATAGTCCGCTTTGTCTGCAAACGTAAGAGCAAGCATCCCCTGCTTCTTTAAGTTGGTTTCGTGAATTCTCGCAAAGGATTTCACAAGAACCGCTCTCGCGCCGAGATGTCTCGGTTCCATGGCCGCGTGTTCTCTCGAAGAACCTTCTCCGTAGTTTTCGTCCCCTACTACGATCGATCCGATCCCCTTTGCCTTGTAAGCTCTTGCGGTTTGAGGAACGGGTTCGTATTCTCCCGTTAGCTGATTCTTCACCGCGTTGGTTTTATCGTTAAAGGCGTTTACCGCGCCGATCAAAAGGTTATTGGAGATGTTATCCAAATGTCCTCTGTATTTCAACCAAGGACCGGCCATCGAAATATGGTCTGTCGTACACTTTCCCTTCGCCTTGATGAGAAGTTTTAATCCTTTTAGATCGGTTCCTTCCCAAGGAGTAAACGGAGAAAGCAATTGAAGACGATCGGATTTGGGATCCACCGCAACGTTTACTTTGGAGCCGTCTTCTGCCGGCGCGAGAAAGCCCGCGTCCTTTACGTCGAAACCTTTTGGAGGAAAATCCAAACCAGTAGGAGGATCGAGTTTTACTTCTTTTCCGTCTTTACTCTTCAGAGTGTCGGTTAACGGATTAAAATCCAATTTTCCGGCGATCGCAAATGCGGTTACGATTTCGGGTGACGCGACAAACGCGTGAGTTCCCGCAAAGCCGTCGTTTCTCTTCGCAAAGTTTCTGTTAAACGAAGTGATGATAGAATTCTTTCTTTCCGGATCTTTTGTCTGACGACTCCACTGACCGATACAAGGACCGCAAGCGTTCGCGAGAACCACTCCTCCAATATCGGAGAATGTTTTGATGAGTCCGTCTCTTTCGATCGTATAACGAATCATCTCAGAACCCGGAGTCACGGTGTATTCCGCTTTGACTTCCAGATTCTTCTCGGAAGCTTGTTTTGCGATCGAAGCCGCGCGTGTGATATCTTCATAAGAAGAATTCGTACAGGAACCGATGAGTCCGACTTCCAAGTTGGTCGGCCAACCGTTTTTCGCGACCGCTTCCTTGAACTTGGAAAGAGGAGTCGCCAAATCGGGAGTAAACGGACCGTTGATATGTGGTTCGAGTTCGGAAAGATTGATCTCGATCACCTGATCGAAATATTTCGAAGGATCCGCGTAGACTTCTTTGTCTCCATTGAGATGTTCCTTGATTTTGTCCGCGAGTTCCGCAACGTCTTTACGATTCGTGTTCAAGAGATATTCTTTCATGTTCTGGTCGTAACCGAAAACGGAAGTGGTAGCTCCGATCTCCGCGCCCATATTACAGATCGTTCCTTTTCCAGTGCAGGAAAGGCTTTCCGCGCCTTCTCCGAAGTATTCTACGATCGCGCCGGTTCCACCTTTTACGGTAAGAATTCCGGCCACTTTTAAGATAACGTCTTTCGAAGAAGCCCAACCGGAAAGTTTACCGGTGAGTTTTACTCCGATGAGTTTTGGGAATTTTAATTCCCAAGCCATTCCCGCCATCACGTCCACCGCGTCGGCCCCACCGACTCCGATCGCGATCATTCCGAGGCCACCCGCGTTTACGGTATGAGAATCAGTTCCGATCATCATTCCGCCGGGGAATGCATAATTTTCTAATACGACTTGGTGAATGATTCCCGCACCCGGTTTCCAGAATCCGATTCCGTACTTGTTGGAAACGGAAGAAAGAAAATCATAGACTTCTTTGTTTACGTCGTTTGCGGTTTTTAGATCTTCCGTTGCGCCGTCTTTTGCTTGAATCAGGTGATCACAATGTACCGTAGAAGGAACAGCGACGGTGTTTCTTCCTGCGGACATAAACTGAAGAAGCGCCATCTGCGCGGTCGCGTCCTGCATCGCCACTCTGTCGGGAGCAAAGTCCACATAAGACTTTCCTTTTTCGTAAGCTGTTTTTGGTTCCCCGTCCCAGAGATGAGAATAGAGGATTTTTTCGGTAAGAGTAAGAGGTCGTCCAACAACGTTTCTCGCTTTTGTAACAAGATCCCCGATCTTTGCGTATCGGGCGCGAATCATTTCTATATCGAATGCCATTGTTTTCTCCGTTGATATTGAAACCTGTCCTTGGTGCGACACCAAAGAGAGCGGACCGAAGAGTTCTTAAGGCGCATCCAAAGATGCCTTCAGCGCTGTCCGTTTTGTTGGGATCCTTTTTGGGGAAGGGAACGTTTGGATTTCCTTCTTTCGTCAAGATCGGATCCGCACCAAAACACTGTCCTTTTTAGTTCATCGAATATGGGGACAAGTTATAAATTCATGCTCTTGCAAGCATTTAGTTTGTATAGGATTTTTCAGAAGAAGATTGAAAAATAGGATTTTGAAAAGGTGAGAGTTCCCACACCAAAAGAAAGTTCTTAGAATCCAATGATGAAATTCTAATTTTCAAGATCAGGGAGAAATGATCCCGAAAAAAACCGGTTTTGGATGAGAAAAAGTGGGAGGTCCTCCGGAGAATTTTTTCTCCGGATTCTTTCGAGGGGAATAAAGATTTTAGTTCTGAATTCTAAGTTCTACCCTTCGATTCTTTTCCTTTCCTTCCTCTTTGGAATTGTCTCCAATCGGAACACTCGCACCTTTAGGAATGATTTCAAATCGATCTCCGGAAATCCCGTTTCCGACAAGATAATCCCGAACCATCTCGGCCCGGAGAAGGGAAACCTTTCGGTTTACGGCCTCTGTTCCTTCGAGAGACGTATGCCCGATGATTTTCACACGAATCTTAGAATCCTCTTTCATCCATCTTGAAAGTTGATTGAGACTTGGTCTCGATTCCTTATGAACCTGGATGCTATTTTTCTCAAAGCGAATCGGATTTGTTTCAATCGTCTTGAATTTCGGATTGGAAGAGAATGTTTCCGCGTCCCCTTTTCCAAACCAAGAGAAAGAGGATTGTTTTTCGGATTCTGCCTTGTTCTCTTTTGAGGGAAGATTTTTTTCTTCTTTGGGAGTTCCCACATTTTCCTTCGGGAGAACTTTCTCTTCAACGACTCTTGCCGTTTCGATCGGTCTTTCTTTATTCTCGGATGAGAAAAGGGTCCAGAAAAAATAGATCAATCCAAGAAGAATCAGAAGTCCAGCGAGGAAGATAAGAATCGGAACCGTCTTGTCCTTTTTAAGATGCGGCTTTGCGGAAGGAGTCGGGATATAATTCGTGTATTCTCTCGCTGGAGATTCTTGGGGAGTTCCCACGTCTTCTTCTCCCCAACTCGCGGGGAAATTTGCCTCAGGAGATTCTTCTTCCGGAACGTGAAGAGAGACACTTTTCTCACTCTTCTTTTTGCCGTCTTGAACCCGTTTTGCCGCCCATTTTCGAACTTCGGTCCGAAACCATTCGTCCGCTTTTTCCGTGAATTTGTAATTTTCCCGAATGTGCTCGATCGTATTTTTCTCGATATCCGTATAACTGTTATTATCTTTTACCGCTTTTAAGAGTTGCTTCGCGTCGTTCACCGAAATTCTACCATCGCGTTTGCTCGAAGTAAATTCTTCCGCAAGCTGAATGAGCTCTCGGTCGTACTTTCTACCCTTGATTGTAACGTAGTAGTTTTCTTTTTTCGCCATGATCCCCGCCGCACCAAGATTTAGGGAAGAATTCATTCCCTGCAACCAAAGTTTTTAGTCCCTTCTCTTTGTTCTTTCTCTTCAAAATGTCATTACGGGTCCGTAATGGGATTCTTTTTTTTATCTTTTGAATTTCCAGGCAATCCCCTTGAAAGATGGAGGTCCTACTTTCCCATTCTATCTCAGGTCTTCCTATAAAAGAATAAATTTTTGTTAGAGAGAAGCTATGTATATATAGTATCGAACTTTCGAAACGAATTGTTGACCCTTTGTTTGTCAGAACTTCCCATAATAAGGGCTCGTTTCTCTGAGAGAGGCCCCTCCGAGGATAGACAAGAAAAGTCTATCCAAACCGATGGAGATCCCACAAGAATTCGGAATTCCTTCTCGGAGGGCCCGTTCCAACCCGGGGTCGATCGGGAAAATCTCCTTTCCCAAAGTTCTCCGAAGATTCTGCTCGGAACGAAAACGAGAAAACTGTTCTTCCGGATCTGTAAGCTCTTGAAACGCGTTTCCCAATTCTAAGTTTCCGAAATAAAGCTCGAACCTTCTCGCAAAACCGTTTTCAATCTGAGAGAGAGCGGCAAGCTCCGGAGGATAATGATAGAGGAAATTAAAACCTTTCGGAAGGTTTGATTCCACGAGATTTAAGAAGACAAGGAAAAAAGAATCTTCATACGTCCTCTCTTCATCCGGATTTGCTGTAAGTCTTCGGTCCTTCACTACACGATTGAGTTCCTCGTGAGAGATCCCACATCCGGCATATTCTCGGAGAGCTTCCTCGACGGAAATTCTTCGGACGTCGCTCCTCTGAAAACCGAAAGGCTGAAATCTCCTCTCGAGGACTTCAAGGAATTCCGTGCAAAAGTCCATCAAACCTTCCAAACTCATTCCGAGAGTGTAGAATTCCAACATCAGGAATTCCGCGCTATGAAAAGGACTCCCTTCTTCTCCCGAACGAAACGTGTGGGTAATTTCGTAAATTCTCTCCAATCCTTTTGAGAGAATTTCTTTAAGAGAATATTCAGGAGACGTAATTAAATATCCCTTCTCATTTTGAGAAGGGGAATGAACCAAAAAAGGATCCAGATACGGTTCCATAGAAGGAACGGCTTTTAGACAAGGCGTGTCCATCTCTAGATAATCTTTCTCTTCAAAAAAGTTTCTTATAACGGATAAGAATTTGGCTCTCCGAATCAAAATTTCCCGGCTCAATTCATTCATCTGACTTTAGCTTTTTCCTCCTTGATTTCATTCCAAAAAAAGATTCTCCTGACTTTTAGAATCTTTCTCTTGTAGGATGTCTCACAAAAAAGGCTTCCAAAGAAAGATACGATTGAAGAAAAAAAATGGACCCTATCCAAAGGTATCAGCATTTCGAAATCCGAAAGAACCGACAGTCCACGGAAGTAGTACCTCTAACCGCGATCTTCGACGAATCATCCTTCGATGAGTTAAAATCCATCCTCGCGCTTGTCTTCTATCAGTCGAGCCTTCATGTAAAGATCAATCTCGGAGGGGTTCAGGTCCTTCCTCTTCCAGTCGCAATGAAAATTCTTTCATTCGCATTCGACCTGAGATTGAAAAACAGAACCTTGGTTCTAACCGGTGCGAGTC from Leptospira stimsonii carries:
- a CDS encoding OmpA family protein, which encodes MQGMNSSLNLGAAGIMAKKENYYVTIKGRKYDRELIQLAEEFTSSKRDGRISVNDAKQLLKAVKDNNSYTDIEKNTIEHIRENYKFTEKADEWFRTEVRKWAAKRVQDGKKKSEKSVSLHVPEEESPEANFPASWGEEDVGTPQESPAREYTNYIPTPSAKPHLKKDKTVPILIFLAGLLILLGLIYFFWTLFSSENKERPIETARVVEEKVLPKENVGTPKEEKNLPSKENKAESEKQSSFSWFGKGDAETFSSNPKFKTIETNPIRFEKNSIQVHKESRPSLNQLSRWMKEDSKIRVKIIGHTSLEGTEAVNRKVSLLRAEMVRDYLVGNGISGDRFEIIPKGASVPIGDNSKEEGKEKNRRVELRIQN
- a CDS encoding amino acid--tRNA ligase-related protein, with product MNELSREILIRRAKFLSVIRNFFEEKDYLEMDTPCLKAVPSMEPYLDPFLVHSPSQNEKGYLITSPEYSLKEILSKGLERIYEITHTFRSGEEGSPFHSAEFLMLEFYTLGMSLEGLMDFCTEFLEVLERRFQPFGFQRSDVRRISVEEALREYAGCGISHEELNRVVKDRRLTANPDEERTYEDSFFLVFLNLVESNLPKGFNFLYHYPPELAALSQIENGFARRFELYFGNLELGNAFQELTDPEEQFSRFRSEQNLRRTLGKEIFPIDPGLERALREGIPNSCGISIGLDRLFLSILGGASLRETSPYYGKF
- a CDS encoding STAS domain-containing protein, which produces MDPIQRYQHFEIRKNRQSTEVVPLTAIFDESSFDELKSILALVFYQSSLHVKINLGGVQVLPLPVAMKILSFAFDLRLKNRTLVLTGASPAFKKLIQFYRMDRSLLIF
- a CDS encoding aconitate hydratase, producing MAFDIEMIRARYAKIGDLVTKARNVVGRPLTLTEKILYSHLWDGEPKTAYEKGKSYVDFAPDRVAMQDATAQMALLQFMSAGRNTVAVPSTVHCDHLIQAKDGATEDLKTANDVNKEVYDFLSSVSNKYGIGFWKPGAGIIHQVVLENYAFPGGMMIGTDSHTVNAGGLGMIAIGVGGADAVDVMAGMAWELKFPKLIGVKLTGKLSGWASSKDVILKVAGILTVKGGTGAIVEYFGEGAESLSCTGKGTICNMGAEIGATTSVFGYDQNMKEYLLNTNRKDVAELADKIKEHLNGDKEVYADPSKYFDQVIEINLSELEPHINGPFTPDLATPLSKFKEAVAKNGWPTNLEVGLIGSCTNSSYEDITRAASIAKQASEKNLEVKAEYTVTPGSEMIRYTIERDGLIKTFSDIGGVVLANACGPCIGQWSRQTKDPERKNSIITSFNRNFAKRNDGFAGTHAFVASPEIVTAFAIAGKLDFNPLTDTLKSKDGKEVKLDPPTGLDFPPKGFDVKDAGFLAPAEDGSKVNVAVDPKSDRLQLLSPFTPWEGTDLKGLKLLIKAKGKCTTDHISMAGPWLKYRGHLDNISNNLLIGAVNAFNDKTNAVKNQLTGEYEPVPQTARAYKAKGIGSIVVGDENYGEGSSREHAAMEPRHLGARAVLVKSFARIHETNLKKQGMLALTFADKADYDKIQEEDTIDILGLTSFQEGTPLTLVLHHKDGSKNEIKVNHTFNAQQIAWFKAGSALNLISEEQRKKG